The segment CATCACCCTTTCTGCCGTAATAGTATAAATAGTAATAATTGTATTCATAGCTGCTGTAATATCTGTGAGGTTTGATCCCATTGATCACTGCTGCATCAATATCCACATTGATATTATGCAGCATTTCCTTTGCTCGTCTGATCACTTCTTTATCTGCTCTTCCAACTCTTACAACAAGCAGCATTAAATCTACTTTTGAGGCAAGCACCATTGAATCAGTTACTGCTATTGCCGGTGGTGAATCTATCAGAATATAGTCATATTCTTTGCTTAATTCTTCTAATAAAATATTCATATTCTTAGAAGCCAGGAGTTCAGAAGGATTAGGTGGAATTATTCCACTGGTGATAATATCAAGATTATGAGTAAACCCTCTTTTTATATAAGATTTATATTCAAGCGGAGCCTCGGAGATAAAATCACTTATTCCATTCTCTTTTTCAAAATTAAATAGATTGTGGATCATGGGACGGCGTAAATCAAGATCAACCAAGATAACTTTATCACCCAATTGTCCCAAAGTGATTGCCAGATTAGAAATAATAGTAGATTTACCCTCTTTGGGTCCTGAACTAGTAACAATTAAAGAAAGAGCTTTCCCGGTAACTTTTTTTGACACAATATTAGTTCTCAATATTCTGAATGATTCTGAAGTAGAAGATTTGGGGGCATAATTAGAGATCAGTCTCCCTTCTATTTGATGCAGCAGGGTTTCCAGCTCTGGTTTTTCAGCGTCCGTGGCTTCAGCCAGTTCTGATTCAATTATATCCAGATCATTATCATGAACATAAATATGCGGAATTGTCCCAGCAATTGGTAATTTCACATTCCTACGCACATCTTCAAATGTTCTGATCTTAGGATCAAGCGAATTAAGGAGCAATGCCAGTCCTATGCCAATAGCTAATCCTATCAATGCTGAGGTCATCATTTTTTTCTTAGCATCGGGTTTAATGGGAAAGCTGGGAAGCTGAGCTTTTTCCAGAATTCTCACGTTACCAATTTTCGATCTCTCGGCAATTTTGGCATCTTCGTATTTGGAAACCAGCATTGAATAGGTTTCTTCATTTATTGAATTTGTCCGTTCCAGCCTTGCCAACTGGATTTCCGTATCCGGCAGCATTGACAGTTTACCGTTATATGTAATAATTGCTCGTTTAAGGCTTTCGATCTTGGCATTTAAAATATTATTTTCCATCCTGGTTGATGATATATCTGTGATCAGAGAAGACCTGAAGGCAAGTGGATCCTGAGTAGCTGATTCTTCTGATATAATATTCTCTATCTCTCGTGAAAGACGCACCTTTCCGTTATCAATCTTATTTTTCAGAGATACTAATTCTGGATGATCCTCAGAATATTCCTGTTTTGTTAATAATGAAACATAACGGGTCTGATTTTCAACTATTTCAGTACGTAATTGATTTAAAAGCGGTGATGTTAAAACCACATTTATATCCATCAGCAAAGTGTCTTGTCTTGATAATTGAGTATTCAAATATTGAAGATGAATTTCATTAACCTGCAAATCAATCTCAGTGGAACTCAGCATTGCTTCCAATGAAGCTGCCCTGCGAATCAGATTCTGAATTTCTGAAGAAAGCACAGAAATGCCATTTTCTATCTTGTAAATTCGTAAGTCCTCTTCTGAAATTCGCAATCTTCGTTCCGATTCTTCCAGTTGCTCAGACAGAAATTCCCTGGTATTGCGTAATTCCAGCCTGGCATAATTTGTGTTTTGCTCCATCAAAGCTTGCGCAGCAGCATCTGCCACTGCCTGGCATTCTCGTGGTGAAGTCGATTCATAACTGATAGTGAGTATATCTGTATTGGTTCGTGAACTTACCTGCACCCCATTTTTTAACCTTGAAACAGGATCTAAAGATCTGCTGAGTGGCAAAGTAGTAAAATCTTCTTCTTCTTTCAGAATGTCCAAAGCTAATCTCATTACAGGACGACTTTTCAATATTTCAATATTATTATTAAGTGAAGAATTGATCCGACTGGTTTCTAAACCTAAGATAAATCTGGCATTTGAAGTATCTTCCAATAGTATTTTTGAGCTGGATTGATAAATCCGTGGCATTTGTGAAACCTGATATTTCGTGAATGCGACCACAATCAGAAAACTGAAGATTATTATCCATTTATACCGCAGTAATATACTTATATAATCGGTGATTTTCAGATCTGATTCTTCAAAAAGACTGCTGATATTAGGGTTCACATTATTCTGAATTGGCTGGTTATTTTGCATATTATTTCCCTGCTAATTTGATTGAGAGATCAATGTATAAAAACTTATGAAAGTTATTATGGTTCCCAGGAATCCTGCAACCCGTTCCACTGCATAAAAAGCTGTTCCCGCTACAAATACTGTGTCTCCCGGCTGCATGATTGGAATCAATGTAATATCTCCGGTTTTCATATATTTCTGCATATTCACATAAATGATCTTTTCACCCTGTGCAGTAGGTCGGATAATTTTGATCTTGGAAAGCTTGGCATTATCTGTGGGACCCCCTGCAGAAGATAGCAATGTCAAAAGATCTGTATCATCAGGTATCTGATATAAACCCGGACTCCTTACCTGTCCCCAGATATAGGTATTTATCATCAGCTGCTCATCCCTTGAACCCGGATATTGATACACCGAACCGGGATTAAAGGTACTCATTGAGCTTTCCTGAGCCAGCAAACTGACAGCTCCTGCCAACAATATTATAATCACTATTTTTTTCATTTATTTATCCTCAATATATATCTTTATAATTTTATCCATTCAGTCAAGTTTTCTCTTTATTCCTTTGTCAAGCTTATAGTAAATAATCTTTCCATAGATTCCGATCCACTGTAAATTTCTTTCTGCTTTCCATCTATATATAATTCATCAATCCATTCTATGATACCATCTACACGCCAGAGATAATTGCCGGGTTCCAGCACAAGTCCTGATAATTCGCCGAAATCTATTACAGGCTCTTCATTTGCAAGTAGATTATAAAACCAGATAAGGTGATAATTTTCATCAAAAACCAGCAGTCTGTTTTTTACGAGTGAGGAGGTAGTATTCTGGTCCCATTCAAAGATCAGACTATCTGAGGGAGCAAATTCAGCCTGATCTGACGGAGTTCGCAGAACCGGTTTAGCGATTAGGTGATAACCCACTGTATCTGAAAGGGCTGTGGCTCCATCAACATTTGTAGTTTTCAAGAAATATAACCAGGTATTATCAACTGCATCTTCTACATTATCAAAAGTATCAATATAATAATCTTTTGTGAAATTATTAAATGGTATAAATGTTACAGAGGAAATATAATCTTCCACATTATTTTGATAATCCATATAAGAAAACCTGAACAGCTCTAATGACACTGTCTTGGAATCACTGATATGATGCCATGGCATCAGGATCCAATCACCTTCAAAATAAGCGTCAATCCCATTATTTTCCAGCTCATAAAATGTACTGTCACTCCCGTAATAGCAATTGAGTGTATCTGTTATTATACCATGACTATTCTTGAGTATATCACCAGTATCTCCTGTATGCTCCACCAGATCGGCTACAAATGCCTCGTCATCTTTTGTTTCCGGGTCAGTAGTACCGGCGCAACTTAAAATTACCAGCAAAAGGGTCGTTATTAGATAGATTATTAATTTTTTCATCTTAAAAACTAAACCTCATTCCTATCCGGTTTGTATTGCCAAGAGTATTGGTTACAAAGGCATAATCAAGAATGAATTCATAAATATTCACACTCAATCCTGCAGTATATTCTTCAAAATAATATCCCATCCGGGCACTCAGTAGTCTCTTATATTGAATTTCCATACCATAATAATGAGTTTTTTCATACACATAATCAGTATCCATGGCAAGTATCAAGTTCAAATGTTGTTTTGGTAAGGGCTGCTCCAACGATATTCCCAGTTTGGTATTAAATAAAACTTCATCCTGATTCTGGGATTCTGTATCCCAGGTAATTGTAGTTCCGCCAACATTCTGCATATTTATACCAAAACTGAAATCTCCCAGCCAGTCAATATCCACTAGTCCTGCCAATGGGGATCTCAGCAACAGTCCTACATCAAATCCGGTTCCATTTCCTAAATTATTTAATATCTCTCTTTTTATATACTTAATATTTCCACCAAAATATACATCTAAGGGAACCTCAAAAAATGCCCAGCCAAAATCCAGTTTTGTTCGCAGATGTTTTGAAAAACAGAACTGAAATAGATCATCATAACTGGTAAATGAACTATCTGGTACTCCCGGCAGATTCCAGTCCAATCGTGAGCTGCGCTCTGCCACGTTAGGATGTTCAATCAGATAATCCTCTAAAAATACCGGGATATCAGGGATGGTCAATCGCGTCCAGTTCAAGCCGATTGTCACTTCATTCGGTAGTGGTTGGCAAATGGAAACATTATCATAATATGCCAGATTTTCATACAAAAATGCATGCATGACTTCAACTTCAGTTTTCCTGATCTGGGAAATTCCCGCTGGATTCCAAAATATCGCTGAAGCATCATCAGCTATGGAAGATACTGCTCCACCCATTCCTAATGAACGAACCCCAGCTCCAATATACATAAAATCACCAGTATATTTTCCTGCCATACATAATTGAGGTATCAGAATCAAAGAAATGACTATCAATAATGTCAACTGTACTTTTTTTTCACTTCTCATTTTTCACTTCTCACTTTAATATCGCCATCTTCTGGATTTTTTCTATTTTGCTACTGCCTTTACGGGCAATCACC is part of the Candidatus Stygibacter australis genome and harbors:
- a CDS encoding polysaccharide biosynthesis tyrosine autokinase; its protein translation is MQNNQPIQNNVNPNISSLFEESDLKITDYISILLRYKWIIIFSFLIVVAFTKYQVSQMPRIYQSSSKILLEDTSNARFILGLETSRINSSLNNNIEILKSRPVMRLALDILKEEEDFTTLPLSRSLDPVSRLKNGVQVSSRTNTDILTISYESTSPRECQAVADAAAQALMEQNTNYARLELRNTREFLSEQLEESERRLRISEEDLRIYKIENGISVLSSEIQNLIRRAASLEAMLSSTEIDLQVNEIHLQYLNTQLSRQDTLLMDINVVLTSPLLNQLRTEIVENQTRYVSLLTKQEYSEDHPELVSLKNKIDNGKVRLSREIENIISEESATQDPLAFRSSLITDISSTRMENNILNAKIESLKRAIITYNGKLSMLPDTEIQLARLERTNSINEETYSMLVSKYEDAKIAERSKIGNVRILEKAQLPSFPIKPDAKKKMMTSALIGLAIGIGLALLLNSLDPKIRTFEDVRRNVKLPIAGTIPHIYVHDNDLDIIESELAEATDAEKPELETLLHQIEGRLISNYAPKSSTSESFRILRTNIVSKKVTGKALSLIVTSSGPKEGKSTIISNLAITLGQLGDKVILVDLDLRRPMIHNLFNFEKENGISDFISEAPLEYKSYIKRGFTHNLDIITSGIIPPNPSELLASKNMNILLEELSKEYDYILIDSPPAIAVTDSMVLASKVDLMLLVVRVGRADKEVIRRAKEMLHNINVDIDAAVINGIKPHRYYSSYEYNYYYLYYYGRKGDGKSNKV
- a CDS encoding SLBB domain-containing protein produces the protein MKKIVIIILLAGAVSLLAQESSMSTFNPGSVYQYPGSRDEQLMINTYIWGQVRSPGLYQIPDDTDLLTLLSSAGGPTDNAKLSKIKIIRPTAQGEKIIYVNMQKYMKTGDITLIPIMQPGDTVFVAGTAFYAVERVAGFLGTIITFISFYTLISQSN